The Bacteroidota bacterium genome includes a region encoding these proteins:
- a CDS encoding T9SS type A sorting domain-containing protein: MKKFLFKIIVLTNSLFIAHYSFSQTPEIEWQNTIGGSSDDMVLSVIQTDDGGYFLGGYSTSGISGNKTQIGYGYEDYWVIKLNNIGNIEWQKTIGGSGHDVLNSVIETADSGYLLAGYSSSGISGDKTETGAGFEDYWVIKLNSIGEIEWQNTIGGNSYDYLFSVTQTTDEGYLLGGYSGSGISGDKTEACQGFADYWVIKLNSSGVIEWQNTIGGSGNDILLLGVIQVADGGYLLGGSSSSGISGDKTEACVGYDDYWVVKLNSAGTIEWQNTIGGNNSENLYSITQSDDGTFLLGGLSFSGISGDKTEASIGLSDFWIIKLNGAGTIEWQNVIGGIYYDYLHSVINTSDDGFILGGNSNSGISGDKTESCIGEQDYWVIKIDDTGSIEWQNTIGGNNYDLMQSVIETTDGGYLLGGFSSSGISADKTANSQGGFDYWVIKLENCTEELCNSLDDNCNGFIDDGVIETISNAAGGATTFCQGSSVLLSATYSGTSVQWKRNGINIAGATTSTYSVIKTGNYSAVTTSPCGNATSSTITVTVNKNPNANITAGGATTFCAGGSVTLSEAPVGGSTYQWYKGASAIAGATSTNYIATTAGNYKCRVTKTASGCFKNSNTIIVTVPCKEGEELIKEENNNFTIFPNPNTGTFNLVYNVPTGAISPLEGGPRGVMTMLEIFNSLGQQIYSQQINSPDGNINETISINNLSSGIYFVRIGNGNVYSQQKLIIE, encoded by the coding sequence ATGAAAAAGTTTTTATTCAAAATAATCGTTTTAACAAATTCATTATTCATTGCTCATTACTCATTTTCCCAAACTCCGGAAATTGAATGGCAGAATACAATTGGGGGTTCGTCCGACGATATGGTATTATCTGTTATTCAAACAGATGATGGCGGATATTTTTTAGGGGGATATTCAACTTCCGGCATTTCAGGCAACAAAACCCAAATTGGATATGGATATGAAGATTATTGGGTTATTAAACTTAATAATATTGGTAACATTGAGTGGCAGAAAACAATAGGAGGGAGCGGTCACGACGTTTTGAATTCAGTGATAGAGACAGCTGACAGCGGATACCTGCTGGCAGGTTATTCATCATCCGGAATTTCTGGTGATAAAACGGAAACAGGAGCCGGCTTTGAAGATTATTGGGTTATTAAATTGAATAGTATTGGTGAGATTGAGTGGCAAAACACGATCGGCGGAAATAGTTACGATTATTTGTTTTCCGTGACCCAGACTACGGATGAAGGGTATTTACTCGGAGGTTATTCGGGTTCAGGTATTTCCGGTGATAAAACAGAAGCGTGTCAGGGTTTCGCAGACTACTGGGTAATTAAACTGAATAGTTCAGGCGTAATTGAATGGCAGAATACTATAGGTGGTAGTGGTAACGACATATTATTATTAGGGGTAATACAGGTTGCGGATGGAGGGTATTTGTTGGGCGGATCTTCAAGTTCAGGCATCTCTGGTGATAAAACAGAAGCTTGTGTGGGGTATGATGACTACTGGGTTGTAAAATTGAATAGTGCAGGTACTATAGAATGGCAGAATACAATAGGAGGGAACAACTCTGAAAATTTATATTCGATCACTCAATCAGACGATGGAACATTTTTGCTCGGCGGATTATCGTTTTCTGGTATTAGTGGTGACAAGACAGAGGCAAGTATAGGTTTGAGTGATTTTTGGATTATTAAACTGAATGGTGCAGGCACCATTGAATGGCAGAATGTTATCGGTGGAATTTATTATGACTATCTGCATTCAGTAATCAATACTTCAGATGACGGATTTATATTAGGTGGTAATTCCAACTCTGGCATTTCCGGTGATAAAACAGAAAGTTGTATCGGGGAGCAGGACTATTGGGTGATCAAAATCGATGATACAGGTTCTATCGAATGGCAAAATACGATCGGTGGAAATAACTATGATCTAATGCAATCCGTAATAGAAACTACAGATGGTGGATATTTGCTTGGTGGATTTTCGTCATCTGGTATTTCAGCAGATAAAACTGCTAATAGTCAGGGCGGTTTCGATTATTGGGTTATAAAACTAGAAAATTGTACTGAAGAACTCTGCAACTCCCTCGATGATAACTGCAACGGCTTTATCGATGATGGCGTTATCGAAACAATTTCAAATGCAGCCGGTGGTGCTACAACTTTCTGCCAGGGAAGCTCTGTTTTATTATCCGCAACTTATTCGGGCACATCTGTCCAATGGAAAAGAAACGGAATAAATATCGCAGGTGCAACTACATCAACATATTCTGTAATTAAGACAGGAAATTATTCAGCCGTTACAACATCCCCTTGTGGCAATGCAACATCATCAACGATAACGGTAACAGTAAATAAAAACCCCAACGCAAATATTACTGCCGGAGGTGCAACTACATTCTGCGCCGGAGGAAGTGTAACATTATCCGAAGCACCAGTTGGTGGAAGTACCTATCAATGGTATAAAGGAGCAAGCGCAATTGCCGGTGCAACTTCCACAAATTATATCGCAACCACAGCCGGTAATTATAAATGCCGTGTTACAAAAACTGCAAGCGGTTGCTTTAAAAATTCAAATACAATTATCGTTACTGTTCCTTGTAAAGAAGGGGAGGAATTAATCAAAGAAGAAAATAATAATTTCACCATCTTCCCAAATCCCAACACCGGAACATTTAATTTAGTCTATAATGTTCCAACCGGAGCTATTTCCCCCCTAGAGGGGGGACCAAGGGGGGTGATGACCATGCTCGAGATCTTCAACTCCCTCGGCCAACAAATCTATTCCCAACAAATAAATTCCCCCGATGGAAATATAAATGAAACTATTTCCATAAATAATTTATCAAGTGGAATTTATTTCGTGAGGATAGGAAATGGAAATGTTTATTCACAACAAAAATTAATTATTGAATAA
- a CDS encoding T9SS type A sorting domain-containing protein, with the protein MKPELTQTRLIFILFTLCFILKTQYCFSQDPIVDWENTIGGGSSDFLMASAETLDGGFIIAGYSYSSIGFDKTESAMNYDYWVVKLNASGTIVWQNTIGTALADYLTSIIATPDGGYLVGGYTTGGISGDKTDPAIGLKDYWILKLAPTGDIVWQKTIGGSGDDFLTDMISITGGGFILSGYSNSGISGNKTEACIGGYDYWIIKINSVGVIQWQYTIGGSGNDYLKETIRSSDGNFVLAGYSISGISGDKTEANIGGNDYWVLAIDGSGTVVWQNTIGGTGYDYLNSISELNTGGFILGGNSSSNISGDKSENSLNYLDYCWGCGYFTSGNGNDYWIVRIDNVGNLIWENSFLTGSEWSSAEVDEVFQYDDNKIMIAGNSEGNGDNLETDGGNDYWLLAIDTNGYIIWQEVLGGEITWEYDEYEWIVENGDSYLRSCFVTSDGGFFVAGSSNGMLGNDKSESVLGGYNQDYWVLKLGPDTCTPFPVYSDYDRDGEGSEFISSACELTYGPWVSNSNDCNDLYSSVNTMAVEICDGLDNDCNGTIDEGFVDCNSGPIILWDKTLGDAAYNQLSEITSTNDGGTISIGSKTEVSPETDSYYDPEFNYNIEINKLDAGGNIQWQKIITADQDDKGISVKQMPDNGFIIGATSFSGISGDKSVAGFGSSDYWIIKLNSLGDIEWQKVFGGSNYDNLTDVEITSDGGFVISGHSNSGISGNKSESTNGVYDFWILKLNALGEIEWQNGIGGAGNDYDPYVGVDSSGNYYVGGKSLSGISGDKTETNLGSYDFWALKLNVFGAIIWQNTIGGLLTEDIFSVDVDDAGNMILAGNSNSGISFDKTEPSADYDYWIVKLNSDGSIDWDNTISGVGFDYCRSVAICPDGGYLVGGYSVSVITSDKNESYHLTMFSPYGLSFEEKSDYWILKLDNEGNTIWQNTMGGNMGDYLMSIAIGDDEKIMLGGYSKSGHSGDKSGECFGIIQEVIEIDEYYEDQWTHYYPNTDFWILQLEPEGCILMMEICNTIDDNCNGLIDDAVIETINISAGGPIIFCQGGSVLLTATYSGATVQWKKNGTNIAGATSSTYSVTKTGDYTCVTTSPCGTATSSLIHVIVNKNPAASITAGGATTFCAGGSVTLMEVPVTGCSYQWYKGASTIAGATSTNYIATTAGNYKCRVTKTASGCFKNSNTIVVTVPCKEGEELLAENNNFTIFPNPNTGTFNLVYNVPTGGISPLEPADQFGAGGPRGVTMLEIFNSLGQQIHSQQINSPDGNINETISVNNLSSGIYFVRLGNGTIYSQQKLIIE; encoded by the coding sequence ATGAAACCCGAACTCACACAAACAAGACTTATTTTTATTTTATTTACCCTTTGTTTTATTTTGAAAACACAATATTGTTTTTCACAAGATCCTATAGTCGATTGGGAAAATACAATTGGTGGCGGTTCATCAGATTTTCTCATGGCGTCTGCTGAAACTTTGGACGGTGGATTTATAATTGCCGGATATTCTTATTCTTCAATAGGATTTGATAAAACCGAGAGTGCAATGAACTACGATTATTGGGTAGTTAAACTAAATGCATCAGGCACAATTGTATGGCAAAATACAATTGGAACAGCTCTCGCTGATTATCTAACCAGTATTATAGCAACACCGGATGGTGGATATTTGGTAGGAGGATATACTACCGGAGGAATTTCCGGTGATAAAACAGATCCGGCAATTGGTTTAAAAGATTATTGGATCTTAAAACTTGCACCAACGGGCGATATTGTTTGGCAAAAAACAATTGGGGGTTCTGGTGATGATTTTTTAACCGATATGATCTCAATTACAGGAGGGGGTTTTATTTTAAGTGGTTATTCAAACTCCGGTATTTCAGGAAATAAAACCGAGGCGTGTATCGGTGGCTATGATTATTGGATAATAAAAATTAACTCTGTTGGGGTTATCCAATGGCAATATACAATAGGAGGATCAGGTAACGATTATTTAAAAGAAACTATCCGTTCCTCTGATGGTAATTTCGTACTTGCAGGATATTCGATCTCAGGTATTTCTGGCGATAAAACAGAAGCAAATATTGGAGGAAATGATTATTGGGTGCTTGCAATCGATGGTTCCGGTACGGTGGTGTGGCAAAATACAATTGGTGGAACAGGTTACGACTATCTCAATAGCATCTCCGAATTAAATACTGGTGGATTTATTCTTGGAGGAAATTCCTCTTCAAATATTTCCGGTGATAAATCAGAAAATAGTTTAAATTATTTAGATTATTGTTGGGGATGCGGATATTTTACTTCCGGAAATGGAAATGATTATTGGATCGTAAGAATTGATAATGTAGGTAATTTGATATGGGAAAATTCTTTTCTAACTGGAAGTGAATGGTCCTCAGCAGAAGTAGATGAAGTATTTCAATACGACGATAATAAAATTATGATCGCAGGTAACTCAGAAGGAAATGGCGATAATCTTGAAACCGATGGAGGCAATGATTATTGGCTCTTGGCAATTGATACAAATGGTTATATAATTTGGCAAGAGGTATTAGGAGGAGAAATAACCTGGGAATATGATGAGTATGAATGGATAGTGGAAAATGGGGATAGTTATTTACGTTCCTGTTTTGTTACTTCAGATGGTGGATTTTTTGTTGCAGGTTCTTCAAATGGAATGCTGGGAAATGATAAATCTGAATCCGTCTTGGGTGGCTATAATCAAGATTATTGGGTATTAAAACTCGGCCCTGATACTTGCACGCCATTCCCAGTATATTCGGATTATGATAGAGATGGAGAAGGCTCTGAATTTATTTCAAGTGCTTGTGAATTAACTTACGGTCCATGGGTTTCAAATTCAAACGATTGTAATGATTTATATTCAAGTGTCAATACCATGGCAGTTGAGATCTGCGATGGTCTTGATAATGATTGTAATGGAACAATAGATGAAGGATTTGTAGATTGCAACAGCGGACCAATTATTTTGTGGGATAAAACCTTAGGTGATGCTGCTTATAATCAATTAAGTGAAATAACCTCAACTAACGATGGCGGAACAATCTCAATTGGAAGTAAAACTGAAGTTTCTCCGGAAACTGATTCCTATTATGATCCTGAATTTAATTATAATATTGAAATTAATAAGTTAGATGCCGGAGGAAACATTCAATGGCAAAAAATAATTACTGCAGATCAGGATGATAAAGGAATAAGTGTTAAACAAATGCCGGATAATGGATTTATAATTGGTGCAACGTCTTTTTCCGGAATTTCAGGAGATAAATCTGTAGCTGGTTTTGGGAGTTCCGATTATTGGATAATTAAATTAAATAGTTTGGGTGATATTGAATGGCAAAAAGTTTTTGGTGGCTCTAATTATGACAATCTTACTGATGTGGAAATAACATCCGATGGAGGGTTTGTAATTTCCGGACACTCCAATTCGGGAATCTCGGGGAATAAATCGGAAAGCACGAACGGAGTTTATGACTTTTGGATTTTAAAATTAAATGCTTTAGGAGAAATAGAATGGCAAAATGGTATTGGTGGTGCAGGTAATGATTATGATCCTTATGTTGGGGTAGATTCATCAGGCAATTATTATGTCGGTGGTAAATCACTTTCTGGTATTTCAGGAGACAAAACCGAAACAAATTTAGGTAGTTATGATTTTTGGGCTTTGAAACTCAATGTATTTGGTGCAATAATATGGCAAAATACAATCGGGGGATTGTTAACAGAAGATATATTTTCTGTTGATGTGGATGATGCAGGCAATATGATCCTTGCAGGAAATTCTAATTCAGGTATTTCTTTCGATAAAACTGAACCAAGTGCAGATTATGATTATTGGATCGTTAAATTGAATTCCGATGGAAGTATTGATTGGGATAATACCATTTCAGGTGTTGGATTTGATTATTGCAGATCGGTAGCTATTTGTCCTGATGGAGGTTACTTGGTAGGAGGGTATTCTGTATCTGTAATAACCTCTGATAAGAATGAGAGTTACCATTTAACAATGTTTAGTCCATATGGATTATCCTTTGAGGAAAAAAGTGATTATTGGATATTGAAACTGGATAATGAAGGAAATACAATTTGGCAAAATACGATGGGTGGAAATATGGGCGATTATTTAATGTCAATTGCTATTGGTGATGATGAAAAAATTATGTTAGGTGGTTATTCAAAATCGGGACACTCAGGAGATAAATCCGGCGAATGTTTTGGAATAATTCAGGAAGTGATAGAAATTGACGAATATTATGAAGATCAATGGACACATTATTATCCCAATACAGATTTTTGGATATTGCAACTAGAACCGGAAGGTTGCATTCTGATGATGGAAATTTGTAATACAATAGATGACAACTGCAACGGATTAATTGATGATGCAGTAATAGAAACAATTAATATCTCCGCCGGCGGCCCAATAATTTTCTGCCAAGGCGGATCTGTTTTATTAACCGCAACTTATTCCGGTGCAACAGTGCAATGGAAAAAGAACGGAACAAATATTGCTGGAGCCACATCATCAACCTATTCAGTAACTAAAACGGGTGATTACACTTGTGTAACTACAAGCCCATGTGGAACTGCAACATCTTCATTAATTCATGTAATAGTAAATAAAAATCCTGCAGCATCCATCACTGCAGGTGGCGCCACAACATTTTGCGCAGGAGGAAGTGTAACATTAATGGAAGTACCTGTTACCGGTTGTTCTTATCAATGGTATAAAGGCGCATCAACAATTGCCGGAGCAACATCCACAAATTATATCGCAACAACTGCAGGTAATTATAAATGTCGCGTTACAAAAACAGCGAGTGGTTGTTTTAAAAATTCGAATACGATTGTTGTTACTGTTCCATGTAAAGAAGGTGAAGAATTATTAGCAGAAAATAATAACTTCACCATCTTCCCAAATCCCAACACCGGAACATTTAATTTAGTCTATAATGTTCCAACCGGAGGTATTTCCCCACTCGAGCCTGCGGACCAATTTGGTGCGGGGGGACCAAGGGGGGTGACAATGCTCGAGATCTTCAACTCCCTCGGCCAACAAATCCATTCCCAACAAATAAATTCTCCCGATGGAAATATAAATGAAACTATTTCTGTAAATAATTTATCAAGTGGAATTTATTTCGTGAGATTAGGAAATGGAACAATTTATTCACAACAAAAACTAATTATTGAATAA
- a CDS encoding T9SS type A sorting domain-containing protein yields MKTLNHLSNTIFLLIITGSLFNPFNSYSQDPIVQWDNTIGGIGTEDLKSASKTSDGGYIIGGSSSTNINGDKTELCKGSLDYWIIKLDALGNIVWQNTIGSSSYDYLVEVVEAPDGGYLVAGHTIAGISVDKTTESFGGYDFWILKLTPTGEIVWQKEIGGSGNDYLTHAYAITGGGFILGGYSDSGISGLKTQACIGEYDYWILKINSVGTIQWQYTIGGTGDDYLKSSKKSSTGNYILAGYSESGIGGDKEEACIGSRDYWIMSMTPAGNILWQNTIGGTGYDELMDFVELESNNIILAGHSDSDISGDKSELSHNRMADTEFYDEEDMRNTDDLWIVKIDSDGDIIWEKTFGADYKDEYVVNAFAENDNRIIIAGGTLSYDSYISRYYTVAIDTNGYVIWTDEIYGQYEEDGWEDGVYNFEDNDLRAAFNIPGDGYMLAGSSSGNIGYDKTEDAWATGYGVGYNSDYWIVKMGPDTCTTSPLYTDFDLDGSGGLHVAEACELVNKPYVFTSGDCNDMHPSIYFDAEEVCDGKDNNCNGIIDEGLLDCNSGPEILWDITLGGTDTDRLNATAISLDGSIFLGGTTGSISDEILENNGGLDLTIFKLDADGNILWNVVYGGSADDELQSINLTSDNGLIVGAYSYSGISGDKTEANYGNRDYWIIKLDADGNLVWQNSIGGSSSDDLSVIRQTIDGGYILGGTSYSGLSGEKTEASYGVTDFWIIKLDALGNIVWQNTIGGSSSDDLTSLFEMPDGSFVIGGSSGSGISGEKTVAGFGSYDYWVIKLSSAGTITWQKVFGGSSSDELTSLEKSYDNNILVCGYSSSGISGNKTEISYTADYWILKLNATGGIIWQNTINGEDVDNCFDIAETYEHNIVITGHSKSMSQYDKEEKFIHESPMATYYSHFDQNDYDYWVTTLNASGELIWQNTIGGNMNDYATSVSLTPSGQILIGGYSSSFISADKSADPNGFPEEIDMLTDYPYSGIFGDYDFWIVLMEPDGCVPSTETCNSNDDNCNGLIDEGVVETISISAGGPIIFCQGGNVLLTATYSGATVQWRKNGTNIAGAISSTYSVTKTGDYTCVTTSPCGTATSSIIHVIVNKNPAASITAGGATTFCAGGSVTLIELPVTGCSYQWYKGASTIAGATSTNYIATTAGNYKCRVTKTASGCFKNSNTIVVTVPCKEGEELLAENNNFTIFPNPNNGTFNLVFNSQFGGASPLEGGPRGVTTLEIFNSLGQLIYSKQIHSADGNINETITIDNLSSGIYFVRLSNGNNYSEQKLIIE; encoded by the coding sequence ATGAAAACCCTCAACCATTTATCAAATACTATTTTTCTACTAATTATTACCGGTTCATTATTTAATCCCTTTAATTCATATTCTCAAGATCCTATCGTGCAATGGGATAATACGATCGGCGGCATAGGCACTGAGGATCTCAAAAGTGCATCAAAAACAAGTGATGGTGGATACATAATTGGAGGCTCTTCGAGCACTAATATTAATGGAGATAAAACAGAACTTTGTAAAGGTAGTTTAGATTATTGGATCATTAAATTAGATGCACTGGGTAATATAGTTTGGCAAAATACTATTGGGTCAAGTTCCTATGATTATCTTGTTGAAGTGGTGGAGGCGCCTGATGGAGGATATCTTGTAGCAGGTCATACAATCGCCGGAATTTCTGTCGATAAAACTACCGAATCATTTGGTGGATATGATTTCTGGATACTTAAACTTACACCTACAGGTGAAATAGTTTGGCAAAAAGAAATTGGCGGAAGTGGAAACGATTATCTTACACATGCATATGCAATAACTGGCGGTGGTTTTATTTTAGGAGGATATTCTGATTCAGGGATATCAGGATTAAAAACACAAGCATGTATTGGTGAATATGATTATTGGATACTAAAAATAAATTCAGTCGGAACAATTCAATGGCAATATACCATCGGTGGAACTGGTGATGATTACCTAAAAAGTTCAAAGAAATCTTCTACAGGAAATTATATTCTCGCTGGTTATTCCGAATCGGGAATTGGCGGAGATAAAGAAGAAGCATGTATAGGATCAAGAGATTATTGGATAATGTCGATGACCCCTGCCGGAAATATTCTTTGGCAAAACACAATTGGTGGTACCGGTTATGATGAGTTAATGGATTTTGTTGAATTGGAAAGTAATAATATTATACTTGCAGGTCACTCTGATTCGGATATTTCAGGTGATAAATCAGAATTGAGCCACAATAGAATGGCAGACACAGAATTCTACGATGAAGAAGATATGCGAAACACTGATGACCTTTGGATAGTAAAAATTGATTCGGATGGAGATATTATTTGGGAAAAAACATTTGGTGCCGATTACAAAGATGAATATGTAGTAAATGCATTTGCTGAAAATGATAATCGCATTATAATTGCGGGCGGAACATTATCCTACGATTCCTATATATCCAGATATTATACTGTTGCAATTGATACGAATGGATATGTAATTTGGACAGATGAAATTTATGGGCAATATGAAGAAGATGGTTGGGAAGATGGTGTTTATAATTTTGAAGATAACGATTTGCGTGCAGCATTTAATATACCTGGAGATGGATATATGCTTGCGGGATCCTCCTCGGGAAATATCGGATATGATAAAACAGAAGATGCCTGGGCAACCGGATATGGAGTTGGTTATAATAGTGATTATTGGATAGTAAAAATGGGTCCGGATACTTGCACAACATCTCCACTTTATACTGACTTCGATCTTGACGGTTCAGGTGGATTACATGTTGCTGAGGCCTGCGAACTTGTAAACAAACCTTATGTATTTACATCTGGTGATTGCAACGATATGCATCCTTCTATTTATTTTGATGCCGAAGAAGTATGTGATGGAAAAGATAATAATTGTAATGGAATTATTGATGAAGGATTATTGGATTGCAATTCAGGGCCCGAAATTCTTTGGGATATTACTTTAGGAGGTACTGATACAGACCGATTAAATGCAACCGCAATTTCTTTGGATGGGTCAATTTTTTTGGGTGGAACTACTGGTTCAATTTCAGACGAAATATTAGAAAATAACGGCGGCCTCGATCTTACAATATTTAAATTGGATGCAGATGGTAACATTTTGTGGAATGTTGTATATGGAGGAAGTGCTGATGATGAATTACAAAGTATTAACCTGACAAGTGATAATGGATTAATTGTCGGCGCATATTCTTATTCAGGAATTTCAGGCGATAAAACGGAAGCGAATTATGGGAATAGAGATTATTGGATCATAAAATTGGATGCTGATGGAAATCTGGTTTGGCAAAATTCTATTGGAGGAAGTTCTTCTGATGATTTATCAGTTATTCGCCAAACAATTGATGGAGGCTATATTCTTGGAGGAACCTCATATTCAGGATTAAGCGGAGAAAAAACAGAAGCTTCCTATGGTGTTACTGATTTTTGGATAATTAAATTAGATGCCTTGGGCAACATTGTTTGGCAAAATACAATTGGTGGGTCATCTTCAGATGATCTGACTTCGCTTTTTGAAATGCCAGATGGAAGTTTTGTAATTGGTGGAAGTTCCGGCTCAGGAATTAGTGGGGAAAAAACAGTTGCAGGTTTTGGTAGCTACGATTATTGGGTTATTAAATTATCGTCTGCCGGCACAATAACCTGGCAGAAAGTTTTTGGAGGAAGTAGTAGCGACGAACTTACCAGCCTCGAAAAAAGTTACGATAACAATATTTTAGTTTGTGGTTATTCAAGTTCAGGAATTTCAGGAAATAAAACTGAAATATCATATACTGCTGACTATTGGATATTAAAATTAAATGCAACAGGCGGTATTATCTGGCAAAATACAATTAATGGAGAGGATGTTGATAATTGTTTTGATATTGCGGAAACATACGAACATAATATCGTAATTACCGGTCATTCAAAATCAATGAGTCAATATGATAAGGAAGAAAAATTTATTCACGAATCACCTATGGCAACCTATTATTCTCATTTCGACCAAAATGATTATGATTATTGGGTAACAACCCTAAATGCGTCAGGAGAATTAATATGGCAAAATACTATTGGGGGTAATATGAACGATTATGCAACTTCTGTTTCTCTTACACCTTCAGGTCAAATTTTAATTGGTGGATATTCCAGCTCTTTTATCAGTGCAGATAAATCAGCTGATCCAAATGGATTTCCTGAAGAGATTGATATGCTGACGGATTATCCCTATTCAGGCATATTTGGCGATTATGATTTTTGGATTGTGTTAATGGAACCCGATGGATGTGTTCCCTCCACAGAAACATGTAATTCAAATGATGATAATTGCAATGGTCTTATTGATGAAGGAGTTGTTGAAACAATTTCCATCTCCGCCGGTGGCCCAATTATTTTTTGCCAGGGTGGAAATGTATTATTGACAGCAACATATTCCGGTGCAACAGTGCAATGGAGGAAGAACGGAACTAATATCGCGGGTGCAATATCCTCTACCTACTCAGTTACTAAAACGGGAGATTACACTTGTGTAACTACAAGTCCATGCGGAACTGCAACATCTTCCATAATTCATGTAATTGTAAATAAAAATCCTGCAGCATCCATCACTGCAGGTGGCGCCACAACATTTTGCGCAGGAGGAAGTGTAACATTAATAGAATTACCTGTTACCGGTTGTTCTTATCAATGGTATAAAGGCGCATCAACAATTGCCGGTGCAACTTCCACAAATTATATCGCAACAACAGCCGGAAATTATAAATGTAGAGTTACAAAAACTGCAAGTGGTTGTTTTAAAAATTCGAATACGATTGTTGTTACTGTTCCATGTAAAGAAGGTGAAGAATTATTAGCAGAAAATAATAACTTCACCATCTTCCCAAATCCAAACAATGGAACTTTTAATCTGGTCTTCAACTCCCAATTCGGAGGAGCTTCCCCCCTAGAGGGGGGACCAAGGGGGGTGACCACGCTCGAAATCTTCAACTCCCTCGGACAATTAATTTATTCAAAACAAATTCATTCAGCTGATGGAAACATAAACGAAACAATTACCATTGATAATTTGAGCAGCGGAATTTATTTCGTCCGATTATCAAATGGAAATAATTATTCAGAACAAAAATTAATTATCGAATAA